A single genomic interval of Alteromonas sp. CI.11.F.A3 harbors:
- a CDS encoding GGDEF domain-containing protein: MNKRFSCAVSPLFYFFFQKSRLYLFAVLLSLISVNSVANNYQCEEERFRQLGNLVNTIMYMWNRPSGLSDDEITKLILASDIQQDSSEIGKVIKTVLYHLDGSLSTSDSKIPLDLAEEASPADWAYLKNINVSRYVALKAVFIMYKTANAHSDTSERLQYSIPLLYSLKQEALKTADHHAVAIASIWLAMEYSEINQMKAVVEIEYALPFLKHIDIENGLETALNKRMAHSWLADAYTNLNDYSRAVIHQEFVIEDSKEHDIATSYVYIGVINSLSHLQRFDDALTMVDEAEQVSITNQSAPQTLFSLWLKVSVFLHRDEPNDREEIIALTKNLSHFEGITFPTNINLLPVLSALKTTYLALEGSDAEFKKAMSTLTSDFNSQAKHSSYSTSILLGKHAHLSKLYKLRGDFKNALLHQHKYDLIKSQPNGSYAHLDELNTESPLQRDITITKLQEMARLKDKQTLKLKAERFQALSFALVAVMSTFLLFWFWRRQRSRAQASEIDDLTGALYRRVMFKEIAKPMSSKLSSCLVLIDLDHFKKINDRYGHVVGDEVLTIFGQVVRQRIRKTDKFCRYGGEEFLLYLHDTTEKNANALLEDIKISLESHQNWKNTEASFNASFSAGVIQVKAERNISKIIKACDNLLYRAKSTGRGKIETMSFPAYLNENI, from the coding sequence ATGAATAAACGCTTTAGCTGTGCGGTTTCACCTCTTTTCTACTTCTTTTTTCAGAAGTCTCGCCTCTATCTTTTCGCAGTGCTGCTCTCTCTTATTTCAGTTAATTCGGTGGCTAATAATTATCAATGCGAAGAAGAAAGATTTCGTCAATTAGGCAACCTCGTTAACACCATTATGTATATGTGGAATCGCCCTTCTGGGCTAAGTGATGATGAGATTACAAAATTAATCTTAGCAAGCGACATTCAGCAGGATTCGTCAGAGATTGGCAAGGTAATCAAAACTGTTCTTTATCACTTAGATGGTTCTTTATCTACATCAGATTCGAAAATTCCCCTAGATTTAGCTGAGGAAGCATCGCCAGCTGATTGGGCGTATCTTAAGAACATTAATGTAAGCCGGTATGTTGCATTAAAAGCCGTTTTTATTATGTATAAAACTGCAAATGCTCATTCAGATACGAGTGAACGTCTACAGTATAGTATTCCCCTACTCTATTCGCTTAAACAAGAAGCCTTAAAAACGGCGGATCATCACGCGGTTGCTATAGCGAGTATTTGGCTTGCTATGGAATACTCCGAAATAAACCAAATGAAAGCGGTTGTGGAAATCGAATATGCACTACCTTTTTTAAAACATATTGACATAGAGAACGGTCTAGAGACGGCACTTAATAAAAGAATGGCGCACTCATGGCTCGCCGATGCCTATACCAACCTTAATGATTACAGTCGCGCTGTCATTCATCAGGAGTTTGTCATAGAAGATAGCAAGGAACACGACATTGCTACGTCATATGTCTACATTGGAGTAATCAATAGTCTAAGCCACTTACAGCGATTTGATGATGCTCTCACAATGGTGGATGAAGCAGAGCAAGTTTCTATAACAAATCAAAGTGCTCCACAAACTCTATTTAGTCTATGGTTGAAGGTAAGTGTTTTTTTACACCGAGATGAGCCGAACGATCGTGAGGAAATAATAGCGCTGACCAAAAATCTATCTCACTTTGAAGGCATTACTTTTCCAACTAATATAAACCTATTACCCGTACTATCCGCACTTAAGACAACTTATTTGGCACTTGAAGGCAGTGACGCTGAATTTAAAAAGGCGATGAGCACGTTAACTTCAGATTTTAACTCGCAAGCAAAGCACTCTTCTTACAGCACATCAATTTTGTTGGGTAAGCATGCTCATCTTAGCAAGCTATATAAATTAAGAGGTGATTTTAAGAATGCGCTTCTCCACCAACATAAATACGATTTGATTAAAAGCCAACCAAATGGATCGTATGCCCACTTAGATGAATTAAATACCGAATCCCCGTTGCAACGAGACATTACCATTACCAAGTTGCAAGAAATGGCACGGTTAAAAGACAAGCAAACCTTAAAGTTAAAAGCGGAGCGATTTCAAGCGCTCTCGTTTGCATTGGTTGCCGTAATGTCGACGTTTCTACTTTTCTGGTTTTGGCGTCGACAACGCTCTCGCGCTCAGGCCAGCGAAATTGATGATCTAACCGGCGCCCTATATCGACGTGTCATGTTTAAAGAAATAGCAAAACCCATGTCTAGTAAGCTTTCATCTTGTTTAGTACTTATCGACCTAGACCACTTTAAAAAGATTAATGACAGATACGGTCATGTAGTAGGTGATGAAGTGCTAACAATATTTGGGCAAGTTGTTCGCCAGCGTATAAGAAAAACAGATAAATTTTGCCGCTACGGCGGGGAAGAATTCTTATTGTATTTACACGATACAACAGAAAAAAACGCAAACGCCTTACTTGAAGACATAAAAATATCGCTAGAGAGCCATCAAAACTGGAAAAATACTGAAGCGTCCTTCAATGCCAGCTTTTCTGCAGGCGTCATTCAGGTAAAAGCAGAGCGAAACATTAGTAAAATTATAAAAGCATGCGATAACTTACTCTACCGTGCTAAAAGTACAGGTAGAGGTAAGATAGAAACCATGTCATTCCCCGCTTATTTAAACGAAAACATTTAA
- the putP gene encoding sodium/proline symporter PutP — MATGTIISLGLYFAVMLGIGLFAYRQTDTNVEGYMLGGRQLGPAVTALSAGASDMSGWMLMGLPGAMYVSGLSAAWIAVGLVLGALANYILVAPRLRVYTEVANNSITLPDYFENRFADNSRLLRVIASVVIVIFFTLYTSSGVVAGGKLFETSFGLSYETGLYVTAGVVVAYTLVGGFMAVSMTDFVQGCIMFISLILVPAVVITELGGVGASIAALDTINPALFNAFMDASTNEAISVIGIISLMSWGVGYFGQPHIIVRFMAIRSVEDIPTARRIGMSWMIVSIIGALMTGLFGLAYVTGNGNNIDPETVFIYLSQILFHPLIGGFLLAAILAAIMSTISSQLLVTSSSLTSDFYQTFVRRDASDKELVIAGRVSVVAVALVAIFLAYDRDSSILDLVSNAWAGFGAAFGPLVLFSLFKREMTRRAALGGMIVGAVTVLLWIYLPVTINGESLGSWMYEIVPGFILSSLTILVLSKSGTPREGVLETFDVFQKKLESHK, encoded by the coding sequence ATGGCTACGGGTACGATCATTTCATTGGGGCTCTATTTTGCTGTCATGCTGGGTATCGGTCTTTTCGCTTACCGTCAGACAGACACGAACGTAGAAGGCTACATGTTAGGTGGCCGTCAACTCGGTCCCGCTGTCACTGCGCTTTCAGCTGGTGCATCAGATATGAGTGGGTGGATGCTCATGGGTCTCCCTGGTGCAATGTACGTTTCAGGGCTTTCCGCCGCATGGATAGCCGTTGGTCTTGTCCTTGGTGCATTAGCCAATTACATTTTAGTGGCACCTCGTTTAAGGGTTTATACCGAGGTGGCTAATAACTCTATTACCCTCCCCGATTATTTTGAAAATCGCTTTGCTGACAATTCTCGCTTACTTCGCGTGATTGCTTCTGTGGTGATTGTTATTTTCTTCACCCTTTATACTTCGTCTGGCGTCGTCGCTGGTGGAAAGCTGTTTGAGACCTCGTTTGGCCTTTCCTACGAAACTGGCTTATATGTAACTGCAGGCGTAGTGGTTGCTTACACATTGGTAGGTGGCTTTATGGCGGTGAGCATGACTGACTTTGTGCAAGGCTGTATTATGTTTATATCGCTGATACTTGTGCCTGCCGTGGTCATTACCGAATTAGGTGGTGTAGGCGCTTCTATTGCTGCACTCGATACTATCAACCCTGCCCTATTCAATGCCTTTATGGATGCGTCTACCAATGAGGCTATTTCGGTAATTGGTATCATATCCCTGATGTCTTGGGGGGTGGGTTATTTCGGACAGCCACATATCATCGTACGCTTTATGGCAATCCGGTCGGTAGAAGATATTCCTACTGCACGCAGAATTGGTATGAGCTGGATGATTGTTTCTATCATTGGCGCGCTAATGACAGGCTTGTTTGGTCTTGCTTATGTTACGGGCAATGGAAATAACATCGACCCTGAAACTGTCTTCATTTACTTATCTCAAATTCTATTCCACCCGCTAATTGGTGGCTTCTTGCTAGCCGCTATTCTCGCGGCCATCATGAGTACTATTTCATCTCAGCTATTAGTGACATCAAGCTCGTTAACTAGCGATTTCTATCAAACCTTTGTAAGACGTGATGCGTCTGATAAAGAATTGGTCATTGCCGGCCGCGTTAGCGTAGTGGCGGTCGCCCTTGTTGCTATCTTCTTAGCCTACGACAGAGACAGCAGTATTCTAGATTTAGTGAGTAATGCATGGGCTGGTTTTGGTGCGGCATTCGGTCCACTCGTATTGTTTAGCTTGTTCAAACGAGAAATGACTCGTCGTGCAGCCCTTGGCGGCATGATTGTGGGCGCAGTAACGGTATTGCTTTGGATTTACCTACCGGTGACAATTAACGGAGAATCGTTAGGTAGCTGGATGTATGAAATTGTTCCAGGGTTCATTCTATCTAGTCTGACCATTCTAGTACTGAGCAAATCAGGTACGCCCCGTGAAGGAGTGCTTGAAACCTTTGATGTCTTTCAAAAGAAACTTGAATCGCATAAGTAA